The window TGCAGGAGAAGAATGATGCTGTAATATGTTTCGCTGTCCAGTTACATAAATAAATGCAGTAATGAATGTGTGCATCTAAGCAGAAAATTGTGAGCTTGGAGATTAGGTGTGAAATGTATTATGCAGCTATATATACTTTAAAATACAATACCTGAACAATCgcaacattgaataaaaatgaacTATATGATAATGACAAAAATTTGACTAGGCTAAGCTAGAGAAAAGGCTTGCATGCATTAGGTGTTTATAtcaaatcaaaatattttcgccACTAATTAAGTGATTTGAGGTTACAACATGCATCCATTAATTatacatgatttaatgataataatgTATGTAGagatatatatttattaaattagTGTACAAAATTGAGTGTGTAAGAATTTTTCTAAAGAGTTGGTCCAACAATCCAAATCTGGAGTGAATTGATAAAAATAACTTATTGACACTTGATGtttatcaaataaaaatattttggataCAAAAATCCATTTTTTAACCACGATTAAGTATTATATATTCTCACttttatgacattgatattctttTTTGACGTAAACACCACATACTGTCAAGTACTTATCGTGAATGAATTATAACAACAAAAATTCTAGAAATAGGTCTCATATTTTGGACAAGCTGTTTTCTCCGGCTATTACatattaataatttataaatCAACGAGCTATGCTCTTTCCGTCTTCTCTTTACTTCGATTTTGATTTCTGCTTTTCTTCTCCTTTGTTTTTTGAACTGCAAAAGATAGATTAAAGAATTTGATAAAGAGTGAAAAATACAAATGATATAACTGAATAACTAACGCATATTATTCTTGCAGTTGAATTTTTGTCAGCTTTGTAATGTTATATGTTGTACTGATTTTGTTTACCATATTTGATTTTTCTATTCTTTGAAGGAAGGACaatatatttaccataattgattttactttttacgaaaagaaaaatataattctttcatatttaaCTAGTCATTTTtcttgaaggaaaatgttttgaCTTCTATATATTAAGGATCCTTCCTTCTTATTTAGTAGTATCCATAATGTAGCTATAAGGTATTTGAGAGTCTTGTTTAAGAGGAGAATTGTTGGGACAACTGTTAGCCTGCTACTTGTGTATGCCTCTTTGTGaagttgttctctcgatattttgtactctcttttgtatagTAGATTGTTCATCTCCACctgtggacgtaggtcaattgaTCGGAttatgttaaatatttgtgtctcttttggtatatttctcttttgttgtctgatttatcgtcgttcaagatTTGTTTTACTAGTTTCCGCATGACTGCTGATTAGTTTGATCCTAACACGTATGCTGTAAACTTGTATTTTATCTTGTGAGTTTGGATTAGTTTTTTTTACTTTACCTTTACTTAAcaatcatgttttttttttgtcaaaagaaaaatattattactactAAGTTTTAGTAGATAACTAGATTTGTTTAGGATAAATCATACCTAGAAATGATTttaacaagaaaataaagtttaaaaaaaaaaggaacggtcattaagctttcaaaaacTTCCAATTTACTTATGTATTTGGCTAGATCGTCCAATAGGACTAATAAGCACTAAGCAGTGGGGTCGATCATTTATTAATTGTAAGGAGTTGGCTTTGCTTTCTTTTGTGTTCTTTTAGTTTTGATTATGTAATTAAACCAAGGCtatctcttatttatttttttggtcaaACGAAAAAATTGTATTTAACCATGTATAAATATGTACAACTAGCTCTTTTTGGACTCTTGAGCTAGATCCTCAAACAGACCCCATATAAAATCTAAAAAGACGGACTACTTCATAATCTATTCCTACACAACTCGATAACTATTGAGTATCTAGTGATCTAGaccatttatattttttttaaacgatacaaccggtcattttgagttttagcgtTTCATtaggtggtttgagactttgagtagctttatatgatatattatgacttgagtgtatggtcgattttggtttttgagtggttggggttgatttggaagaataactcttgatttagaagttttaagtgggaagagttgaccaaggtttgacttttgggaaaaTGGACTCGGAATCGGGTTTTGATTGTCCCGATTGGTTCATATGATGATTATGGACTTGTACGTATATTCGGATTTGGTTTCGTaggttcctagaagaattcgacactatttgtcgaaagttggcaatttaaaaacttaagagttcataagtttgaccaagagttgactttgatgttattggattCCAATTGGTGTTCCGACactttggataggtctatataTTTGAATTGAATTCGTGTGCAAAGTTTAGAAGTAATCCTAAATGTTTAAGATTCGAACACTCTTTTGAAGTGTTTGAGCCTCGAttcattgttttgatgttttcatgggtgttttgaggctttggataagtttgaataatatatttgtacttgttggtatgattggatggggtcccgaggggctcgggtgtgttgtggatcattggttgaaagactagttaagttaaggatttggagtttgatcATGGTCAATAACAAGTTaagatgacctcttttcggtgttttgagtGTGTGAGCCGGTTCGTAGTATATTTTAttattgaaatgcatatatgatttgtgttcgggaggttccgaatgagtttgggtgctaaaacgaagattttttaattgctggtttttttagtgtaaataattacaaaaatacCAGTTATGTCCCTAAAATTTTCAGACttcctttaaactttaaaatatcataattttaaattcaaattggGTAATTCAAATGGCTATCTTGGTAGTATAGGATGAACACATAAGGAAATCCTAAGCTTTAGCGATAGGCAAAAAGAGACGACTGCACACGAAGCTATCGTGAAGCCATTAATGGCTGCTCCGGCCACTGACCAGCCTCCTCTGCGCGATTAGTAAAACTTACAATATTAAATGCTGCCATGCAGGCGTCGACTCACGTAACCCTAAAACTAATTGAGTATCTTCATGGAAAGCCCATTGTACGTTGGAAGAAGAATGAAGTGAAGCAATCCATAGCCCAGCAAGGATTACAATTGGCTGTTCTTGGCAAGTTTTCTTATGGCAAACCAGTTATTCAAGAACTATGCAAGGCAATACCAATTCAATATGAACTGAAGGGTCCTTGTTCTATTGGTTTGATCGAGGATAGTCATGTTCTTATCAAGCTTTCATTAATGGAGGATTATATTCAATTATTGTCGAAGCCATCCTTTTATTTAAAAGTTCAAGGAGATATGTAGCAGATGAGATGCACCAAGTGGAATCCATGGTAGAAACCTGAAGAAAAAACTCCTATAGCCATAACATGGATATCCTTTCAAGACTTGCCTCCCAACTTCTTTGGTAAGGAGTTCGTATTTTCTTTGGCTACGGCAGTTGGAATACCTTTACATGTTGACTTGGCTACACAAAATGGTACACAACCTAGTTGTGCTAAGGTTAAGGTGGAGGTAAATTTATTATCCGATCTTCCTCAAAGAATCAAAATCGTAGAGGAGGAGGATGAGACAGGACCAGAAGAATCAAAGTGGATTAAAATTAGGTATAACTACATGCCTAAATATTGTAAAACTTGTAAAAAATAAGGGCATAAGGAGAGTGAGTGCTGGGTAGTTAATCCTGAGCTTAGGCAATTTGAAGAAACTGTAGTTGAAGAGGGCAAAGGAAAGGAGCAGGTTGGTACTGCAACAGCTACTACAAAAGTTCTAACTAGCGGTAAAGTCCTGGGGAAATCACTTTCTAATACTGCTAGGCAAGAATGGATACGAAAGAGGAAGAATAAATATCAACGAGATAAAAGAGGGCACATTATTGATGAAACGGTGGGTAAAGAggtgatcaatgtggaggataaGGTCAAGGAGCAAGGTATGTCAACAAAGAATAAATTTGCTACTTTAGAAGTTAAAGAAATTGACCAACCAACATTGAGAATCACTGATGGAAAGGGAGATGATAAGggcaaggaaaaggaaaagaatcaacTGGAAAACGAATCAAACAAAGCAAAGGAGAAGAATCACTTGAAAAAGGTTAGAGATTCCAGCTCTAATCCTAAGGAAACTGGGATTACTTTAGAGGCAAAGGAAGGTACTTCAAATCCTTCTCGAGAAGGGGTTCATAAGGAGGCAGCTGTTTCAAACCCTAATCCCAAGGATATTGGGAATGAGGTcgatataaaaaaaagaaagaacagtAACTGGGTTGCTATAAGGTTTGGAGCTGCTCGTAAAGACATCAATGTTATCACAAATTACTCATGCCAAGAGACACCTTCACAAACAAGAGATGATTGTTCAAGGGGATTGGGAGCTACTGAAGCTACAAGTGATAGAAGAGCATCATGGGGGGAAGAAGTAGAGGAGCTGGAGATCAACAATGAAGCtggaaaaaaatgcaaaaaataatgcCCTAACTAGCAACCTACAAACAAAGCAACAGGGTGGTTTTGAAGAACTTGCTATAGGAAACTCTAGTGCAGGAAACTAAGGTTGATGTTTTATAAACAACCACAATGCAACATACAACAGGTTCAATTGGAGTAGGTAATGGGTCATCTAAAGAAGCTAGAAGCAATGAGGGAGCAGGTGGAGAAGGTACAATGATGAATAAAAGCAATGGAACAGTGAACCCTAACATAACTAGGCAGGTATCTTCCACAGCTGCAGCTCAAGCGATTGATGAATTAGGAGTAGGACCTATTGACAACACTCATACAAGGGTCTTAAATGAGTTAGTGGGGTCAGAGCATCAAACAGTTACTGGTAAGATGGGTGATCTCAATGGAACAGTAAATTCTGCAATTGGTGCAACAATGACTCCTAGTCTAGGGTCAGTTTATGAGCTTCAATTCATGGCTATTAAGGAGGCTATTTGTGATAAAGAGCAGAGCAGGCAAGTGATAAATCAGGAGCAAATTAAGCAGTCCATTATTCATAAAGCCTCAGGTGCTATTGAGGCAGTTGCCGTAGCTTGTGCCTCAGGTGTTGCGCAACCAATGCAGATTCAGATCAATGTGCTATTAGTGTCACCTAATCAGATTCTACACGACATTATCAAACACAATGTGGTACCTATGGATATTCAGAATACAATGTTAGGGCAAGTGCAGTTTGAGGATGAAGGTAAAGATGAGTCTGTTGCTGGCAACTTTAAGTCAATAACTAGAGAGGCAGATCTTTCTCCTAGAGTTGGAGACAAGAGCTGCAAGAAAGGAAAGAAGCAAGGATAGCATAAAGAAGTACAACAACCTAAAAGAATTTTGCCCAAGAGGTCAGTATGACAAACCCAATGATGATCAAAGCTTTGATATGGAACATAAGGCATGTGAAGACTCAACAGGCCTTCCAGATGGTGATCAATATGCAAAGGGAATTTGGATTCTTTGTGGTTGCTTTGATGGAGCCATTTTAGAATTCTAGACACATTCAAAGATATAGAATAAGACTCAATATGGAGGTTGTTTTTGCTAAGCTAAATGGGAAGATTTGGTTGTTTTTTGATGCTGTAGTAGTATGGAAAATAGTCATGAACACTCATCAGCAAGGTACTATCAAACTGTATCACCAGGACATTGGCCAACACATTATGTGTACTTTTGTATATGTTAAATGTTCTTCATTGGAGAGATTGGAGTTGTGGGATAGTCTTTATTACCTTGCAAGTGATATGGAGTTGCCTTGGATGGTAGGTGGAGATTTTAATGTGTTGCTTCATGAGGATGAGAAGATAGGTGGGCTTCCAGTCCATCCTCCTGAGTATGAAGACTTTGCATTTTGTGTGAATTCAAGTAGGCTGTTTGATCTAGGCTACAAGGGTAGTCCCATCACTTGGTGAAATGAAAGACCAAATTGCAGAATGTATTTTCAAGAGGTTGGATAGAATCCTTGTGAATTTGCCTTTCCAGAATTTGTTCCCAACTATTAAAGTTGAACACCTAATCAGAATTGGCTCAGGTCATGCTCCCTTGTATATGAGTTATGGTGAACAACGATCTAACTATATTAAGCCGTTTACGTTCTTAAACTTCTGGGCTAAGCATGAGAACTTTAAAGAGGTTGTGAGGCAGAATTGGTTTGCAGACTTCCTTGATGATCTTTTCCTCATGTTCAAATAGAAGTTGAAGAGGGTGAAGGCTGCATTGGCTAAATGGAGCAAGAATACCTATGGAGATATTTTCAAGCAACTTGCAATCAGGGAAGATATTGTAAGGGTGAAGGAGATGCTATTTGAAGAAGAGCCAACTGTGGAGAAtagaattgttttacaaaaagcTCAAGCTGAATTGAAGAGTTACCTAAGTATTGAAGAGCAATATTGGAAGCAGAAGGCTGGTATAACATGGTTCACTGAAGGAGACAGGAACACTAGATTTTTTTACAATTATGTAAATGGCAAGAGGAAAAAACTACAGCTGAAGAGGATTCAAGACAACAATGGAGCATGGGTTGAAAATCGAAAGGCTTTGGCTAAGGCTGATGTGGAGTTCTATGAGAGACAGTTCACACAAGAGGAAGATCCTGCAGATTTATCTTTGCTAGCTAATGTACCTACCATGGTGACAGGGGAGCAGAATTTTGAACTTGTAGATATCCTACTATGGAAGAAATGAAACAAGCTGTGTTTGAACTTAGTGGAGAAAGTGCTAGTGGTCCACATGGATTCACTGGTACCTTTTATAAAGAGTGTTGGGAGATCATTGGCAAGGACATTTATGATATGGTGCTACACTTCTATGGGGGAGCTGTATTGCCTAAATCTATTACTCACACTAACCTAGTGCTGCTGCCAAAGAAGCCTATGTTTCAAACTTTCTTAGATTTGAGGCCTATAAGCTTAAGCAATTTCATTATCAAAGTGATATCAAGAGTGCTTGGCAGAGTTGAATGACTATGAGAAGATTTCAGGGCAGTTGATcaataaggcaaagagattatATTATATGCACTCTAAGGCAGCCAATGCACTGTTCCAAACAGTTGGGGATCTCACAGTCTTCACTAGAGGTGCATTTCTTATTACTTATCTAGGATGCCCTATATTCTATACCAGGGGGAGGAAGGACTATTATGATGATCTTATTAAAAAAGTGAAAGCTAAATTACATTCTTGGAAAGGGAAGCTGTAATATTTTGGAGGCAAGGCTGCTTTGATAAGTGGTGTTCTTCAAAGTATGCCTATAAACATGCTCTCAATACTAAATCCACCTAAGAATATCATAGAACATTTACATAAACTATTTGTAAGGTTCTTTTGGAGTACAAAGGAGGAAGGGAGAAGCAGGCATTGGGTATCATGGCATGAGTTGTGTCTTCCAAAGGAGGAAGGAGAGCTGGGTTTAAGATCATTGTTTGATGTCTCCAAAGCATTGTTTGCAAAGCTGTTGTGGAGGTTTAGGACCATAAAGTCTTTGTTGTCAAATTTTATGTGGAATAAATAATGCAAAAAAGAGTTGCCTACAGTAGTAACCTCAAAAAATCTCCAGATTTTCAGCCATCTGTTCTTGAACAAAAATGGTTCGAAACTCGtcggaaactcacccgagcccctcggggtCCCAAACCATATATGCACATCAGTTCAAAAACttaatacgaactcgctcgcgtaatgaaaatactaaaataacacctagaactacgaattggacaccaaatcaaattaaatttttaagaaaacttatAGAATTTCttttttaacaaccggacgtctgaatcacgtcaaactagctccgtttctcaccaaatttggcagacaagttataaatatagtaatggagctATACCAggttctggaaccaaaatacggacacggtataaataaagtcaaacattagtcaaATCTCTTAAGTCATTAAACCTTTAATCTTAAAATTTTGACAACATGCGATAActtaagctagggacctccgaattcgattacagacatacgcccaagtcccaaattgcgatacggacctaccgaaactgtcaaaatactgattcgggttcgtttgctcaaaatgataaCCAAAGTCAACCCAATTGAGTTTAAAGCTCTACttcacattttaattaatttttcacataaaaccttttcgaaaaaatttaaggattgcgcacgcaagtcgaaaaatGATGAATAGTTCTATTTGAGGTCTCAGAACATAGAAtagtttattaaatttaaagatgaccttttgggtcatcacatcatactacactctgcatttcgtgtgcagatccaggtactttcggatACGGCAGTTGCTAGATTTGTGGATTTAtttgttggagactatcgaggtagttgtttggcgtttgcataccttgactctctttcctttcagttatttgtaTTGTTTTATATTTCCAcacagtgttttatcagtcacACTATGTTATCacttagatgctcatgtactcagtgacaccg is drawn from Nicotiana tabacum cultivar K326 chromosome 9, ASM71507v2, whole genome shotgun sequence and contains these coding sequences:
- the LOC142163906 gene encoding uncharacterized protein LOC142163906, which produces MKDQIAECIFKRLDRILVNLPFQNLFPTIKVEHLIRIGSGHAPLYMSYGEQRSNYIKPFTFLNFWAKHENFKEKLKRVKAALAKWSKNTYGDIFKQLAIREDIVRVKEMLFEEEPTVENRIVLQKAQAELKSYLSIEEQYWKQKAGITWFTEGDRNTRFFYNYVNGKRKKLQLKRIQDNNGAWVENRKALAKADVEFYERQFTQEEDPADLSLLANVPTMVTGEQNFELVDILLWKK